The window GGATCGTTGGCTCCCGTCGTCAGCAGCACCGCCGGATACGCCGTCTCCGGCTTCACGTGCACATATGCGTCCATGGCATAGAGTCCCTTAAACCCATCCCGCTCTTTCACCGTTCCGAATTCGGGAATGTTCGCCGGTCCGCTGGCCATCAGCTCCGATCGCAGGGAATCGGAATCGCCCACGCGAATCAGCGCCGCTCCAAACAAATCAGGTCTCTGCGTGATTGCTCCACCAATTGTGACGCCACCCGCGCTGGTTCCTTCGCCGGCCAGGTGCGCCGCTGACGTATATTTATGCTCGATCAGGTATTGCGCACCAGCCAGCATGTCGTCAATGGTGTGCTGCTTGGTCAGCTTCTGTCCAGCTTGGTGCCAATCTTCTCCGTATTCTCCGCCGCCGCGCACATGCGCCACGGCGTAGACCCCACCCTTCTCAAAGAAGGCCAGCAGCGTCGGCCGGAACGCGGGATCTATCGTAATGCCATACGCTCCATAACCTTCCAGCCAAGTTGGATGCGATCCATCCAGCGCCATGTCTTTTTTATGGATAATTGACAGCGGCACCATCGTTCCGTCCGCGCTCTTGGCCTTCACCTCTTCCGACACAATTTGTGAGTAATCCACTGGGGAGGGCGGCACCAATCCTGTATCGGTGAGCTTGCCTGACTTTGCATCCAGCAAGTACCACAGCGGCGACTTGGTCCACGACACCAGCTCCAGCCATGCGCCCGGCGCCGTCGGATTCGTGTATAGCAACTGGATCGCGCCGTCGAATGGCAGCTTCACCGATTCCACTCCACCTTTGCCGTAGCTCAGCTTACGCAGCCGTCCAATGCCACCATCCAGATCTTGTATGTAGACTCCGTCGGATGCGGCGGCAACGTTCACCACCACAACCTCACTCGCCGGCACGACCACTGCTGCGTGCGCTAGATCAGGAGTCTCCATGCTTGTCCGCAGTACCTTGAATCGTGGCGCACCTTTGTGAGACAGAAGGTAAATGTCGTCGCCGTGGACATCGAAGCCGATCACGTCATCGTTCTCATCCGCAATCTTTTTCCACGAGGTCTTTGCCTCCAGGTTGCCATCAAGCCGGGTCGCGTAGATATCAAATTCGCGTTTCACTCCGTGGATTACCGCCGCCACCAGGTATTTGGGCGCTCCCGGCGAATACGCTACAAAGGGAAAATCGTCTTCCAGCACTTTCACGTTCGGGCTTGCGTCATACCCGAAGACCAGCGGTTCGCTTTCTGGATCGCCTCCCAGCGCATGGCGGTACACACGCAGCTTCTGGTACTT of the Terriglobales bacterium genome contains:
- a CDS encoding prolyl oligopeptidase family serine peptidase, which translates into the protein MKYFTLALVQCCLWISGLAIAQELPTTPVRNVTDDYFGTKVVDPYRWLENTSDPEVVAWMKAQNDHTRTMLAAIPGRDKLLDRIKALDNAGAVVSGLQVWGGRYFYYKVEPGWDNRKLYVRDSLSAAERLLVDPEKLTTADGKHYSIDYFQPSPDGKYVAYGISLGGSEESVLHVIESETARVLPDTIDRAQFGSPSWLPDGKSFFYTRTQKLGADAPPTAKYQKLRVYRHALGGDPESEPLVFGYDASPNVKVLEDDFPFVAYSPGAPKYLVAAVIHGVKREFDIYATRLDGNLEAKTSWKKIADENDDVIGFDVHGDDIYLLSHKGAPRFKVLRTSMETPDLAHAAVVVPASEVVVVNVAAASDGVYIQDLDGGIGRLRKLSYGKGGVESVKLPFDGAIQLLYTNPTAPGAWLELVSWTKSPLWYLLDAKSGKLTDTGLVPPSPVDYSQIVSEEVKAKSADGTMVPLSIIHKKDMALDGSHPTWLEGYGAYGITIDPAFRPTLLAFFEKGGVYAVAHVRGGGEYGEDWHQAGQKLTKQHTIDDMLAGAQYLIEHKYTSAAHLAGEGTSAGGVTIGGAITQRPDLFGAALIRVGDSDSLRSELMASGPANIPEFGTVKERDGFKGLYAMDAYVHVKPETAYPAVLLTTGANDPRVAPWQAAKMAARLQADTSSGKPVLLRVDYDAGHGLGSTKSQRDVELADEIAFLFWQLGVPEYQPHGGDKK